The following are encoded together in the Pseudodesulfovibrio indicus genome:
- the iorA gene encoding indolepyruvate ferredoxin oxidoreductase subunit alpha — protein MANPLLGDTPGDTHLLLGNEAIVRGAVEAGIQVVSCYPGTPSSEVPDTFYRLSPEGRYYFEYSVNEKVALEVAGGATLGGALSLCTMKHVGVNVAADPLMTLCYVGAPGGLVLLSADDPGCHSSQNEQDNRIYARIAGMPVLEPATAQEAKDMTRDGLKLSKKHGAPLLLRTTTRVNHLRGPVEFGPVPDPGKAEGFKRNPSLYVPIPAFSRPMHVRLLERIEALREEAENSPYNTVTGSGDLGIVCSGISRAYVADALDNAGLADKVAILELGFSYPLPENKCLDFLKSVKTVLVVEELEPVVENDLRVLAQKNKLSVEIKGKDVLPRNGEFTVTLVENAIRAELGEAPVPTCECSLPELPGRPPNLCAGCPHRGTYYAARKVFGDDAVYSSDIGCYTLGLLPPLQTADFLLCMGSSISAGGGLAKASGQTVVAFIGDSTFFHSGLTGVANAVFNTHDVLIVILDNRTTAMTGHQPNPGVDRTVIGDNDHPLDIESAVRGLGVTEIRTVNPFNQKKTLAALEELKELSGVRVLIAKEPCPLYTRRVYKKVAPQVAYVAESCTGRFECLDKLACPAMYKEGGKAAVNPILCNGCMLCLQVCGHIKAKKRGS, from the coding sequence ATGGCTAATCCGCTCTTGGGTGACACTCCCGGCGACACCCATCTGCTCCTCGGCAACGAGGCCATCGTTCGCGGCGCCGTGGAAGCCGGTATCCAGGTCGTTTCCTGTTATCCCGGCACCCCGTCCAGTGAAGTGCCCGACACGTTCTACCGCCTCTCGCCCGAAGGCAGGTACTACTTCGAATACTCGGTCAACGAGAAGGTCGCCCTTGAGGTGGCCGGTGGCGCGACCCTGGGCGGCGCGCTCTCCCTGTGCACCATGAAACACGTGGGCGTGAACGTGGCCGCCGACCCGCTGATGACCCTGTGCTACGTCGGCGCGCCCGGCGGCCTGGTGCTGCTGTCCGCCGACGACCCCGGCTGCCATTCCAGCCAGAACGAGCAGGACAACCGCATTTACGCCCGCATCGCGGGCATGCCGGTGCTGGAGCCCGCCACGGCCCAGGAAGCCAAGGACATGACCCGCGACGGCCTGAAGCTTTCCAAGAAACACGGCGCGCCGCTCTTGCTGCGCACCACCACCCGCGTGAACCATCTGCGCGGCCCGGTGGAGTTCGGCCCGGTTCCGGACCCCGGCAAGGCCGAAGGGTTCAAGCGCAACCCGTCGCTGTACGTGCCCATTCCGGCCTTTTCCCGGCCCATGCACGTCCGGCTGCTGGAGCGCATCGAGGCACTGCGCGAGGAGGCCGAGAACTCCCCGTACAACACGGTCACCGGCTCCGGCGATCTGGGCATCGTCTGCTCCGGCATCTCCCGCGCCTACGTGGCCGATGCCCTGGACAACGCCGGGCTGGCCGACAAGGTCGCCATCCTGGAGTTGGGCTTCTCCTATCCCCTGCCCGAGAACAAGTGTCTCGACTTCCTCAAGTCCGTGAAGACGGTCCTGGTGGTCGAGGAACTGGAGCCGGTGGTGGAAAACGACCTCCGCGTCCTGGCCCAGAAGAACAAGCTCTCCGTTGAGATCAAGGGCAAGGACGTGCTCCCGCGCAACGGCGAGTTCACCGTCACCCTGGTGGAGAACGCCATCCGCGCCGAGCTGGGCGAGGCCCCGGTCCCGACCTGCGAATGTTCCCTGCCCGAGCTGCCGGGCCGTCCGCCGAACCTCTGCGCCGGCTGCCCGCATCGCGGCACCTACTACGCCGCGCGCAAGGTCTTCGGCGACGACGCCGTCTACTCCTCGGACATCGGCTGCTACACCCTCGGCCTGCTGCCCCCGTTGCAGACCGCCGACTTCCTGCTGTGCATGGGTTCCTCCATCTCGGCGGGCGGCGGACTGGCCAAGGCGTCCGGCCAGACCGTGGTCGCCTTCATCGGCGACTCCACCTTCTTCCACTCCGGCCTGACCGGCGTGGCCAACGCGGTCTTCAACACCCACGACGTGCTGATCGTCATCCTGGACAACCGGACCACGGCCATGACCGGCCACCAGCCGAACCCCGGCGTGGACCGCACGGTCATCGGCGACAACGACCACCCGCTGGACATCGAGTCCGCCGTGCGCGGCCTGGGCGTCACCGAAATCCGCACGGTCAACCCGTTCAACCAGAAGAAGACCCTCGCGGCCCTGGAGGAGCTCAAGGAGCTCTCCGGCGTGCGCGTGCTCATCGCCAAGGAGCCCTGCCCGCTCTACACCCGCCGCGTCTACAAGAAGGTCGCCCCGCAGGTGGCCTACGTGGCCGAGTCCTGCACCGGCCGTTTCGAGTGCCTGGACAAGCTGGCCTGCCCGGCCATGTACAAGGAAGGCGGCAAGGCTGCGGTCAACCCGATCCTGTGCAACGGCTGCATGCTCTGCCTGCAGGTCTGCGGCCACATCAAAGCCAAGAAGAGAGGCAGCTAG
- a CDS encoding indolepyruvate oxidoreductase subunit beta, which translates to MADTKKIRIFMTGVGGQGTLTATTLLAKTVLSQGLPVTSGEIHGMAQRGGVVESTVLIGCKSPKIGLGEADILLGFEPMETMRALPYLKQGGLVVSSTEYLPPLSVAMGKMDCPTIDDIKKAVSACTSKAYYMANQSIGLEAGAVQSGNVAMLGALCAAGELPFGPEALEATIKATLPAKIQAVNLKALELGVKALNS; encoded by the coding sequence ATGGCTGATACCAAGAAGATCCGCATATTCATGACCGGCGTCGGCGGCCAGGGCACCCTGACCGCCACCACCCTGCTCGCCAAGACCGTGCTCAGCCAGGGGCTCCCCGTGACCTCCGGCGAGATCCACGGCATGGCCCAGCGCGGCGGCGTGGTCGAGTCCACGGTGCTCATCGGCTGCAAGTCTCCGAAGATCGGACTCGGCGAGGCCGACATCCTGCTCGGATTCGAGCCCATGGAGACCATGCGCGCTCTGCCCTACCTGAAGCAGGGCGGCCTGGTGGTTTCCTCCACCGAGTATCTGCCGCCCCTGTCCGTGGCCATGGGCAAGATGGATTGCCCGACCATCGACGACATCAAGAAGGCCGTCTCCGCCTGCACCTCCAAGGCCTACTACATGGCCAACCAGTCCATCGGCCTGGAGGCCGGTGCGGTGCAGTCCGGCAACGTGGCCATGCTCGGCGCGCTCTGCGCGGCGGGCGAGCTGCCCTTCGGACCGGAGGCCCTGGAGGCCACCATCAAGGCGACCCTCCCGGCCAAGATCCAGGCCGTCAACCTCAAAGCCCTGGAGCTCGGCGTCAAGGCCTTGAACTCCTAG
- a CDS encoding sigma-54-dependent Fis family transcriptional regulator: protein MATNTQDHSDLSYLHTLKTIQETLKRETTLEESLNALLKTLALDMEYVRAFMVIMDPKTENLKLSLTYSPAQSDDVTYSPGRGIIGRVFDSGQSISVPRMSDDPEFLNKAFGRSEEELRKLGFICVPVLNLRSDETEVIGALSVDVPLIPADDMAAHRDFLEVVAGIIAGHVAQLQEEMATQNHLLSQGLMAGGAEAVPPKDFVAASKAMRLVLRQSSQVAPSRATALLRGESGTGKELLAEAIHQSSPRADKPLIKLNCAALPSELIESELFGHQKGAFTGAFQTKRGLFEVADQGTLFLDEIGELSMDAQAKVLRAIQEKEIQRVGSEQTITVDVRLICATHQPLEELLEKGLFREDLYYRINVFPIFIPPLKERREDILPLAEHFLADFADEYGKEVKRISTPAIELLVMYHWPGNVRELKNCMERAVLLCEEQVIRTYHLPPTLQSAESSATGTNLSFGEAVAKFEQELLIDSLKKTGGNMLQSARDLRVSYRIVNYKVKKYNIDVKKYSQTKKKTKKKLEV, encoded by the coding sequence ATGGCAACCAATACCCAGGACCACTCCGATCTCAGCTATCTGCATACGCTGAAGACCATTCAGGAGACCTTGAAGCGCGAGACAACGCTCGAGGAGTCCTTGAACGCGCTCCTGAAGACCCTGGCCCTGGACATGGAATATGTCCGGGCGTTCATGGTCATCATGGACCCCAAGACCGAGAATCTGAAGCTCTCCCTGACCTACAGCCCCGCACAGTCCGACGACGTCACCTACTCGCCGGGCCGGGGCATCATCGGGCGGGTCTTCGACTCCGGCCAGTCCATCAGCGTGCCGCGCATGTCCGACGACCCGGAGTTCCTGAACAAGGCGTTCGGGCGCAGCGAGGAGGAGCTCAGGAAACTCGGCTTCATCTGCGTCCCGGTGCTCAACCTGCGGTCCGACGAGACCGAGGTCATCGGCGCGCTGTCCGTTGACGTGCCGCTCATCCCCGCCGACGACATGGCCGCCCACCGCGACTTCCTCGAAGTGGTGGCGGGCATCATCGCCGGGCACGTGGCCCAGCTCCAGGAGGAGATGGCCACCCAGAACCACCTGCTCTCCCAGGGCCTCATGGCCGGGGGCGCGGAAGCGGTTCCGCCCAAGGACTTCGTGGCCGCCAGCAAGGCCATGCGCCTGGTCCTGCGCCAGTCGAGCCAGGTGGCCCCCAGCCGGGCCACGGCGCTCTTGCGCGGCGAGTCCGGCACCGGCAAGGAGCTGCTGGCCGAGGCCATCCACCAGTCCAGCCCGCGCGCGGACAAGCCGCTCATCAAGCTGAACTGCGCGGCCCTGCCGAGCGAGCTGATCGAGTCCGAGCTGTTCGGCCACCAGAAGGGCGCGTTCACCGGCGCGTTCCAGACCAAGCGCGGCCTGTTCGAGGTGGCGGACCAGGGCACCCTGTTCCTGGACGAGATCGGCGAACTCTCCATGGACGCCCAGGCCAAGGTGCTGCGGGCCATCCAGGAGAAGGAGATCCAGCGCGTCGGCTCCGAACAGACCATCACCGTGGACGTGCGCCTCATCTGCGCCACCCACCAGCCGTTGGAAGAGCTGCTGGAAAAGGGCCTGTTCCGCGAGGACCTGTACTACCGCATCAACGTGTTCCCCATCTTCATCCCGCCCCTGAAGGAGCGCCGGGAGGACATCCTGCCCCTGGCCGAACACTTCCTGGCCGATTTCGCCGACGAATACGGCAAGGAAGTCAAACGCATCTCCACGCCCGCCATCGAGCTGCTGGTGATGTACCACTGGCCCGGAAACGTGCGCGAGCTGAAGAACTGCATGGAGCGCGCGGTGCTGCTCTGCGAGGAGCAGGTCATCCGCACCTACCACCTGCCGCCGACCCTGCAGTCGGCGGAGAGCTCGGCCACCGGCACCAACCTCTCCTTCGGCGAGGCCGTGGCCAAGTTCGAGCAGGAGCTGCTCATCGACTCGCTCAAGAAGACCGGCGGCAACATGCTGCAGTCCGCCCGCGACCTGCGCGTGTCCTACCGGATCGTCAACTACAAGGTGAAGAAGTACAACATCGACGTGAAGAAGTACTCCCAGACCAAGAAGAAGACGAAAAAGAAGCTCGAAGTCTAG
- the msrB gene encoding peptide-methionine (R)-S-oxide reductase MsrB, producing MAESANNTTYETATLAGGCFWCVESDMEKLPGVIKVVSGYAGGAEVDPSYEMVSSGTTGHRESVQVTFDPSRISYAQVLDHYWRHFDPTDEGGSFGDRGFQYTSAIFYHSEEQRATAQASKKALDESGRFDKPVVTPILAFTTFYPAEGYHQDYYKHNPVRYKTYRYFSGRDRFVDDLWGAEADDVVEAAQHGPAATAPAGNGFVKPDDETLKRQLTPLQYKVTQHEGTEPPFNNEYWDNHAEGIYVDVVSGEVLFSSTDKYESGTGWPSFTKPLVPGNIVEKEDRSLFSVRTEVRSREADSHLGHVFDDGPAPTGLRYCMNSAALRFVPKADMQAEGYGEYLYLFE from the coding sequence ATGGCGGAAAGCGCAAACAATACCACGTACGAGACGGCCACCCTCGCGGGCGGCTGCTTCTGGTGCGTGGAATCGGACATGGAAAAGCTGCCCGGTGTGATCAAGGTCGTGTCGGGCTATGCGGGCGGGGCCGAAGTGGACCCGAGCTACGAGATGGTCTCGAGCGGAACCACGGGCCACCGCGAGTCGGTCCAGGTGACCTTCGACCCGTCGCGGATCAGTTACGCCCAGGTCCTTGACCACTACTGGCGGCACTTCGATCCCACGGACGAGGGCGGCTCCTTCGGCGACCGGGGGTTCCAGTACACCTCGGCCATCTTCTATCACTCCGAAGAGCAGCGGGCGACGGCGCAGGCGTCCAAGAAGGCGCTGGACGAATCCGGCCGCTTCGACAAGCCGGTAGTCACGCCGATCCTCGCCTTCACCACCTTCTATCCCGCCGAGGGCTACCACCAGGACTACTACAAGCACAATCCGGTGCGCTACAAGACCTACCGCTACTTCTCCGGCCGCGACCGGTTCGTGGACGACCTTTGGGGCGCGGAGGCGGACGACGTGGTCGAGGCGGCGCAGCACGGCCCGGCCGCGACCGCGCCCGCCGGCAACGGCTTCGTCAAGCCGGACGACGAAACGCTGAAGCGGCAGCTCACGCCCCTCCAGTACAAGGTGACCCAGCACGAAGGCACGGAACCGCCCTTCAACAACGAGTATTGGGACAATCACGCGGAGGGCATCTACGTGGACGTGGTCAGCGGCGAAGTGCTCTTCTCCAGCACGGACAAGTACGAGTCCGGCACCGGCTGGCCGAGCTTCACCAAGCCCCTGGTGCCGGGGAACATCGTGGAGAAGGAGGACCGCTCCCTCTTCTCGGTCCGCACCGAGGTGCGCAGCCGCGAGGCGGACTCCCACCTGGGCCACGTCTTTGACGACGGCCCCGCGCCCACCGGGCTGCGCTACTGCATGAACTCGGCCGCCCTGCGGTTCGTACCCAAGGCCGACATGCAGGCGGAAGGGTACGGCGAATACCTGTACCTGTTCGAATGA
- a CDS encoding substrate-binding periplasmic protein, with amino-acid sequence MFQRHAVARFALAAILLALLCGVADAGSKARLVCDIWPPYQLRTGSGYAGFSVDVVRAVYAGLGQPAPSISTLPWKRAMDMVRFGDSDGLFSVNRTPERANYLDYPDEPLLETPWVIWTRIASPIRTLDDLKGKKVGVVLGYSYTPEFWRFIEANCEVDRVPTDEINFRKLSEGRLDALAAEYGNGLYLSASLVPRPRPRPDMEIKRDGLYIAFSRARVDHAFVQAFSEELKRFKQTREYRSLREKYLSPP; translated from the coding sequence ATGTTTCAGCGCCACGCAGTCGCCAGGTTCGCCCTCGCGGCCATCCTGCTGGCCCTGCTCTGCGGCGTCGCCGATGCCGGGTCCAAGGCCCGGCTGGTCTGCGACATCTGGCCGCCCTATCAGCTGCGCACCGGTTCGGGCTACGCGGGTTTTTCCGTGGATGTGGTCCGCGCTGTCTACGCCGGCCTGGGCCAGCCCGCCCCATCCATCTCCACCCTGCCCTGGAAACGCGCCATGGATATGGTCCGCTTCGGCGACTCGGACGGGCTGTTCTCGGTCAACCGGACCCCTGAACGCGCAAACTATCTCGACTATCCTGACGAACCGCTGCTGGAGACCCCCTGGGTCATCTGGACTCGGATCGCTTCCCCTATCCGGACCCTGGACGACCTCAAGGGCAAAAAGGTCGGCGTGGTCCTCGGCTACAGCTACACCCCGGAGTTCTGGCGGTTCATCGAGGCCAACTGCGAGGTGGATCGGGTCCCCACCGACGAGATCAACTTCCGAAAGCTCTCCGAGGGCCGGTTGGACGCGCTGGCGGCCGAGTACGGCAACGGGCTGTACCTGTCCGCCTCCCTGGTTCCCAGGCCCCGGCCCCGCCCCGACATGGAGATCAAGCGCGACGGCCTGTACATCGCCTTCAGCAGGGCGCGGGTGGACCACGCCTTCGTGCAGGCGTTCTCGGAAGAGCTGAAGCGGTTCAAGCAGACCAGGGAGTACCGGTCGCTGCGCGAGAAATACCTGTCGCCGCCCTAG
- a CDS encoding DUF6790 family protein yields MRRPELPAPQHPLRDGFWLATILFATVFLCGAFTVHLTDRKEHGNKKPGNAGPVFFADIGMPALLWVLYLVR; encoded by the coding sequence GTGCGGCGTCCTGAGCTTCCTGCTCCGCAACACCCCCTGCGCGACGGCTTCTGGCTGGCCACCATCCTCTTCGCCACGGTCTTCCTCTGCGGCGCGTTCACGGTCCACCTCACGGACCGCAAGGAACACGGCAACAAAAAACCCGGCAATGCCGGGCCTGTCTTCTTCGCGGACATCGGGATGCCTGCGTTGCTTTGGGTGCTGTATTTGGTGCGGTAG
- a CDS encoding cysteine synthase translates to MNKDLLELIGNTPLVEIRHLNPNPDVRILAKIECQNPGGSIKDRVAAAMIAAAEKSGELTRDKVIIEATSGNTGVGLAMVAAIKGYRIKLLMPETASEERKMIMAAYGAELELTPGHLATDGAIEQAYRYAREEPDKYVLMDQYNNPASVQAHYMGTGLEIWNQTGGAVTHCVMTLGTSGTAMGIAKRLHEMGSVHVAAVEPYAGHRIQGLKNMLESYPPGIYDKNALDEVLHVEDEVAFETCRRLAREEGIFAGMSSGAAMAGALQLAGRLDSGLVVVIFPDSGERYLSTHLYRQQAGSGVTVFDMASNADKMLSAGAGLGVYTMGPSLDNPDGLDSWRRLVLLDVLVRHLASRGVEVSGVAGLSDMDDRTLAAARDLDGSRESFARSRRETIMERARAMGLADSLEFPLSTDSDDTALSLCRKLMGKGLAYEKLRSVYFDVFRDKRYGEIGTVDMDKVSGGRTVDLNAYVKDNPLDFTLLKRATLLDLKRGEVLETQWGNVRPSWFLQHAATAMDAQPRTDVMIGSDKHRFPHLENLRAIWSTAGREVQAWLVCQQTSDCEGEDLSIVAEKLGGFRAARLWLLSVAARKPLCGSADNLAMWARNWRRIQEGAVALTLALDERGERVPSDVEQAVFDLKAAFRTALDDSLALHRFWPALFRFTKLVNGWAAEGTLTGAAAKACLDELKAVDGILGILDPAQMPVPLSDLPPEVQGMVADRQKAREAKDFAQSDELRDKIAAAGFKVEDTAGVPRVFRA, encoded by the coding sequence ATGAATAAAGACCTGCTTGAACTGATCGGCAACACGCCGCTGGTGGAAATTCGCCATCTGAATCCCAATCCCGACGTCAGGATTTTGGCCAAGATCGAGTGCCAGAACCCCGGCGGCTCCATCAAGGACCGGGTGGCCGCGGCCATGATCGCGGCGGCGGAGAAATCGGGCGAGCTGACCAGGGACAAGGTCATCATCGAGGCCACCTCCGGCAACACCGGCGTGGGGCTGGCCATGGTCGCGGCCATCAAGGGGTACCGCATCAAGCTGCTCATGCCGGAGACGGCCAGCGAGGAGCGCAAGATGATCATGGCCGCCTACGGCGCGGAGCTGGAGCTGACCCCCGGCCACCTGGCCACGGACGGGGCCATCGAGCAGGCGTACCGCTACGCCCGCGAGGAACCGGACAAGTATGTGCTCATGGACCAGTACAACAATCCGGCCTCGGTCCAGGCGCACTACATGGGCACCGGGCTCGAGATCTGGAACCAGACCGGGGGCGCGGTGACCCACTGCGTCATGACGCTCGGCACCTCGGGTACGGCCATGGGCATCGCGAAAAGGCTGCACGAGATGGGCTCGGTCCACGTGGCCGCCGTGGAGCCCTACGCGGGCCACAGGATTCAGGGCCTCAAGAACATGCTCGAATCCTACCCGCCGGGCATCTACGACAAGAACGCCCTGGACGAGGTCCTGCACGTGGAGGACGAGGTCGCCTTCGAGACCTGCCGCCGGTTGGCGCGCGAAGAGGGCATCTTCGCGGGCATGAGCTCCGGCGCGGCCATGGCCGGGGCGCTGCAACTGGCCGGACGGCTGGACAGCGGCCTGGTGGTGGTCATCTTCCCGGATTCCGGCGAACGCTATCTTTCGACCCACCTCTACCGCCAGCAGGCGGGCAGCGGGGTGACGGTCTTCGACATGGCCTCGAACGCGGACAAGATGCTCAGCGCGGGCGCGGGGCTCGGCGTCTACACCATGGGGCCGAGCCTGGACAACCCGGACGGCCTGGACTCCTGGCGCAGGCTGGTGCTGCTCGACGTCCTGGTCCGCCACCTGGCCTCGCGCGGCGTGGAGGTCTCCGGCGTGGCCGGGCTGTCCGACATGGACGACCGCACCCTGGCCGCGGCCCGCGACCTGGACGGTTCCCGCGAATCCTTTGCCCGGAGCCGCCGCGAAACGATTATGGAGCGCGCGCGGGCCATGGGGCTGGCCGACTCCCTCGAATTTCCCCTGTCCACGGACAGCGACGACACCGCGCTCTCCCTGTGCCGCAAGCTCATGGGCAAGGGGCTGGCCTACGAGAAGCTCCGCTCGGTCTATTTCGACGTGTTCCGCGACAAGCGGTACGGCGAGATCGGCACCGTGGACATGGACAAGGTGTCCGGGGGCCGGACCGTGGACCTGAACGCCTACGTCAAGGACAATCCCCTCGATTTCACGCTGCTGAAGCGGGCCACGCTCCTGGACCTCAAGCGCGGCGAGGTGCTGGAGACCCAGTGGGGCAACGTGCGCCCGAGCTGGTTTTTGCAGCACGCGGCCACGGCCATGGACGCGCAGCCGCGCACGGACGTCATGATCGGCTCGGACAAGCACCGCTTCCCGCACCTGGAGAACCTGCGGGCCATCTGGTCCACGGCCGGGCGCGAGGTCCAGGCGTGGCTGGTCTGCCAGCAGACCTCGGACTGCGAGGGCGAGGATTTGTCCATTGTGGCCGAAAAGCTCGGCGGGTTCCGCGCGGCGCGGCTCTGGCTGCTCTCCGTGGCCGCCCGCAAGCCCCTCTGCGGCTCGGCGGACAACCTGGCCATGTGGGCGCGCAACTGGCGGCGCATCCAGGAGGGCGCGGTGGCCCTGACCCTGGCCCTGGACGAGCGCGGCGAGCGCGTGCCGAGCGACGTGGAGCAGGCGGTCTTCGACCTCAAGGCGGCCTTCAGGACCGCGCTGGACGACTCCCTGGCCCTGCACCGGTTCTGGCCCGCGCTGTTCAGGTTCACCAAGCTGGTCAACGGCTGGGCCGCCGAAGGCACCCTCACCGGCGCGGCGGCCAAGGCGTGCCTGGATGAACTGAAGGCCGTGGACGGAATCCTCGGCATCCTCGACCCCGCCCAGATGCCCGTCCCCCTCTCCGACCTCCCGCCCGAGGTCCAGGGCATGGTCGCCGACCGCCAGAAGGCCCGCGAGGCCAAGGACTTCGCCCAATCCGACGAATTGAGGGATAAGATCGCCGCCGCCGGTTTCAAGGTCGAAGACACCGCCGGAGTCCCGAGGGTGTTCAGGGCGTAG
- a CDS encoding motility associated factor glycosyltransferase family protein, with translation MNPFPFLKDNIEYLSRTGNPIFQWLSTRPFNEDKLMGRLFVNEFGLHDWRMDDGKGMFESLPPEGLYGNWLHPEKAGTSATFVVGANLGYGINHLLTNTPDTHKVMLLEPRSEMLLACLSQTDYRPFLERKKFHLLVPDERFLSEVVRNLDLQFVYGQIHLKGDLPSRQLGPEYARWTTWLKNKLENFSLELSTLRHRQDVMVRNELDNFSKAMRDGSLKPMEGRGAGVGAVILGAGPSLEHMAPLLKEKTGHVLYTCALQTVPSLQRLGIKPHLCAAIDYDKSMLKVFERLDPDFVQDVPLVYSTKIDPMILKRYPGPTLPLWTVGGMGTYVLKDRDLVIDAGGNVSVTLSRFLRHCGVSHLLLAGQDYAWINGKSHSGGHHNHTTEIVRRSYHQTTKNRDGEEILTTVQYMTAKRELEEDLKQSSFPVFNLYGGGAVIEGTKNVEVDQAYREGILASAPGAVERFLSDLARCRNNAAPLRLEPRSPMWSTSMRNAEKHLAKLFKNLGTNQQAVHETLNRVELFVKQDPLYSPYLFNEIVDLAGLTKAKSAYEPKDLPEFKRIAKGMLRKVREIDRKVCLDCAEQAVA, from the coding sequence ATGAACCCGTTTCCGTTCCTGAAAGACAACATCGAATACCTGAGCCGCACCGGAAATCCCATCTTCCAGTGGCTCTCCACCCGCCCGTTCAACGAGGACAAGCTCATGGGACGGCTGTTCGTCAACGAGTTCGGGCTGCACGACTGGCGCATGGACGACGGCAAGGGCATGTTCGAGTCCCTGCCGCCCGAGGGGCTCTACGGCAACTGGCTGCACCCGGAAAAGGCCGGGACCTCGGCCACCTTCGTGGTCGGCGCCAACCTCGGCTACGGGATCAACCACCTGCTGACCAACACCCCGGACACCCACAAGGTCATGCTCCTGGAGCCGCGCTCCGAGATGCTCCTGGCCTGCCTCAGCCAGACCGACTACCGGCCGTTCCTGGAACGCAAGAAATTTCACCTCCTGGTCCCGGACGAGCGGTTCCTGTCCGAGGTGGTCCGCAACCTGGACCTCCAGTTCGTGTACGGCCAGATCCACCTCAAGGGGGACCTGCCCAGCCGCCAGCTGGGGCCGGAATACGCCCGGTGGACCACCTGGCTCAAGAACAAGCTGGAGAACTTCTCCCTGGAGCTGTCCACCCTGCGCCACCGCCAGGACGTCATGGTCAGGAACGAGCTGGACAACTTCTCCAAGGCCATGCGCGACGGCAGCCTGAAACCCATGGAGGGAAGGGGCGCGGGCGTGGGCGCGGTCATCCTCGGCGCTGGTCCGTCCCTGGAGCACATGGCCCCGCTGCTCAAGGAGAAGACCGGCCACGTCCTCTACACCTGCGCGCTCCAGACCGTCCCCTCGCTCCAGAGGCTCGGCATCAAGCCCCACCTCTGCGCGGCCATCGACTACGACAAGTCCATGCTCAAGGTCTTCGAGCGGCTGGACCCGGATTTCGTCCAGGACGTGCCCCTGGTCTACTCCACCAAGATCGATCCCATGATCCTCAAGCGCTATCCCGGACCGACCCTGCCCCTGTGGACCGTGGGCGGCATGGGCACCTACGTGCTCAAGGACCGCGACCTGGTCATCGACGCGGGCGGCAACGTCTCGGTCACCCTGTCCCGCTTCCTGCGCCACTGCGGAGTGAGCCACCTGCTCCTGGCGGGCCAGGACTACGCCTGGATCAACGGCAAGTCCCACTCCGGCGGCCACCACAACCACACCACCGAGATAGTGCGGCGCTCCTACCACCAGACCACGAAAAACCGCGACGGCGAGGAGATCCTGACCACCGTCCAGTACATGACCGCCAAGCGCGAGCTGGAGGAGGACCTCAAGCAGTCGTCCTTCCCGGTGTTCAACCTCTACGGCGGCGGCGCGGTCATCGAAGGCACGAAGAACGTGGAGGTGGACCAGGCCTACCGCGAAGGCATCCTGGCCTCGGCCCCCGGCGCGGTGGAACGGTTCCTGTCCGACCTCGCGCGCTGCCGCAACAACGCCGCGCCCCTGCGCCTTGAGCCGCGCTCTCCCATGTGGAGCACCTCCATGCGCAACGCGGAAAAACACCTGGCCAAGCTCTTCAAGAACCTGGGCACCAACCAGCAGGCGGTCCACGAGACCCTGAACCGCGTGGAGCTGTTCGTGAAGCAGGACCCGCTCTACTCGCCCTACCTGTTCAACGAGATCGTGGACCTGGCCGGGCTGACCAAGGCCAAGTCGGCCTATGAACCCAAGGATTTGCCGGAATTCAAGCGGATCGCCAAGGGCATGCTCAGGAAGGTCCGGGAGATCGACCGCAAGGTCTGCCTGGACTGCGCCGAGCAGGCCGTGGCCTGA
- a CDS encoding phosphatase PAP2 family protein, protein MRTLSLKHWALVSAPLLLVLIAIWVGFGSEREVALFFKDHRAAHPALKLGMKLLTDWSNPLFYAVYAIMLFTAWRSGNRDRLRFVLILLAVQAVVAGLAVHLLKMIIGRPRPGEGELFSPIGTKAAYQSLPSGHTAEITGWTLPLALRVGSYAVSLLLGLFLAGVGFSRIYLGWHHPTDVFFGWLLGCVSGIATTVIARSALFRRS, encoded by the coding sequence ATGCGCACCCTTTCCCTGAAACACTGGGCTCTTGTTTCCGCCCCCCTGCTGCTCGTCCTGATCGCCATCTGGGTCGGCTTCGGGTCGGAGCGGGAAGTGGCCCTGTTCTTCAAGGACCACCGGGCCGCCCATCCCGCCCTCAAGCTGGGCATGAAGCTGTTGACCGACTGGAGCAACCCGCTCTTCTACGCGGTCTACGCAATCATGCTCTTCACCGCCTGGCGTTCCGGCAACCGCGACCGGTTGCGCTTCGTGCTCATCCTGCTGGCGGTCCAGGCCGTGGTGGCCGGGCTGGCCGTGCACCTGCTCAAGATGATCATCGGCAGGCCGCGCCCCGGCGAGGGCGAGCTGTTCTCGCCCATCGGCACCAAGGCCGCCTACCAGTCCCTGCCCTCGGGCCACACCGCCGAGATCACCGGCTGGACCCTGCCCCTGGCCCTGCGGGTCGGCAGCTACGCCGTGTCCCTGCTGCTCGGCCTGTTCCTGGCCGGGGTGGGATTCTCGCGCATCTACCTCGGCTGGCACCACCCGACCGACGTCTTTTTCGGCTGGCTGCTCGGCTGCGTGTCCGGCATCGCCACCACCGTCATCGCCCGGTCCGCCCTTTTCAGGAGATCCTGA